Proteins co-encoded in one Astyanax mexicanus isolate ESR-SI-001 chromosome 1, AstMex3_surface, whole genome shotgun sequence genomic window:
- the rplp0 gene encoding 60S acidic ribosomal protein P0 has product MPREDRSTWKSNYFLKIIQLLNDYPKCFIVGADNVGSKQMQTIRLSLRGKAVVLMGKNTMMRKAIRGHLENNPSLEKLLPHIRGNVGFVFTKEDLTEVRDLLLANKVPAAARAGAIAPCEVTVPAQNTGLGPEKTSFFQALGITTKISRGTIEILSNVQLIKPGDKVGASEATLLNMLNISPFSYGLIIQQVYDNGSVYSPEVLDITEDALHKRFLEGVRNIASVCLQIGYPTLASIPHSVINGYKRVLAVAVETDISFPLADKVKAFLADPSAFAAVAAPAAAAEVSAAAPAAAAEPAKEESEESDEDMGFGLFD; this is encoded by the exons ATGCCCAGGGAAGACAGGTCCACGTGGAAGTCCAACTACTTCTTAAAAATCATT CAACTGCTGAATGACTACCCTAAGTGCTTCATTGTGGGCGCAGACAATGTCGGCTCCAAGCAGATGCAGACCATCCGTCTGTCCCTGCGGGGCAAGGCTGTCGTGCTTATGGGCAAGAACACAATGATGCGCAAGGCTATCCGTGGCCACCTGGAGAACAACCCATCTCTGGAGAA GCTGCTCCCCCACATCCGTGGAAATGTCGGCTTTGTCTTCACCAAGGAGGACCTGACTGAGGTTCGGGACCTGCTGCTGGCCAACAAA GTGCCTGCAGCTGCCCGTGCTGGTGCCATCGCCCCCTGTGAGGTGACTGTGCCAGCTCAAAATACTGGTCTGGGTCCTGAGAAGACTTCCTTCTTCCAGGCTTTGGGTATCACCACCAAGATCTCCAGAGGAACCATTGAAATCTTG AGCAATGTGCAGCTCATTAAACCTGGAGACAAGGTGGGCGCCAGCGAGGCCACGCTGCTCAACATGCTGAACATCTCGCCCTTCTCTTATGGGTTGATCATCCAGCAGGTCTATGACAACGGCAGCGTGTACAGCCCTGAAGTGCTGGACATCACTGAGGATGCCCTGCACAAGAGGTtcttggag GGTGTGAGGAACATTGCCAGTGTGTGTCTGCAGATCGGCTACCCCACTCTTGCCTCAATCCCCCATTCAGTCATCAACGGGTACAAGAGGGTGCTGGCTGTCGCTGTGGAGACAGACATCTCCTTCCCCTTGGCTGATAAG GTGAAGGCCTTCCTGGCTGACCCCTCTGCTTTTGCTGCAGTGGCAGCTCCAGCTGCTGCAGCTGAAGTGTCTGCTGCGGCCCCTGCTGCCGCCGCAGAGCCAGCCAAGGAGGAGTCTGAAGAGTCTGATGAGGACATGGGCTTCGGCCTGTTTGACTAA